The segment TGAAGTCTTAATGAGGGACTGTACTCTGGTTATTCATATATCCCACTTCACAGTCACAAGTGTGTGCAGTATTTCATTGAAGATGTTGTTGAGAACCTCGTCTGCGGCACAATCGCCTAAATGCATTtttagacaaaaaaacaaaacaacaaaacaacacaaacgtGGTTCACTGCTCACAGGTTTATTGCAGCTGTATTAGGCCTATGCATCGGAAATATTGTGCATTCACTGAGCAAAGGCGTAGTGTGTAATAACATCTTTATTAAATATCTCATACTTACAtcatattaacatatttaccttcaaaaataattgaaaataagcatttgaattattattaacaaccATGCTAGTCTATGTGGGATTATTCATGTTATTCATGTTTGACAACATAAGGCATCTCTTTAGgaaaaaagaagacagcagGAAAGATGTCGTCTAGTTTAGGTAATGCTCTCATCTTCTGAAACACAAGACAATATAAAGGTTATCAAAGAAGCCCAAATTAAACACAATGCAATGTAACAacaatctgtaaaacaaaagaagaagaatagtATAGAATAGTTGCGGTGTAAATTCAAATTTTCCTGGAGCGCCACCTGCTGGCCACAGATTGTGCATATTATTATAGCAAACCGCTGGaaggttttgtttgttacaGTTATTCATGATGCCCAGAGGATCAGTCCCAAAAAAATTGTCATCCTCTACCTTTTTACATTGCACCATCAGAAAATGTCCAGTATAATCAAAGTGTTACCAAATAAATCATAAACAACGACATTCCCACCAGCCTttgttgtattgtgtatttattactCAGGATATTGAGCTACTCAAAGCtccactgtatattttcagcCACAGGTCCATTAGTTTGATGGAATTGTTCATTCTGTAGgctgtattttaatatttactaaaTGAGGTAAAATACATAActttagtttaaagtttatgaagaaaatgatgatatttgaatgtgtttgaatcatttaaacaatgtttaaatgattgaaggtcacaggtcaaaggtcacatgCTGCCTAGAGTGGGTGACTCACCTTTTATTCCACTGAGTCTGTGTTCGCAGAGTGACTCAAAGACTCTTTCAGCTGgaaaacacaacatgcacatCAGAAACATTCATCAGTAGTTGTGCTATGACATGTTTTAACTCATGAACTCTGAGCTGTTGAAGACAGatactttgttttcttacagtAAAATAGGCTGAACACAATTCGTTTTTCTATGCTTGATGTGAACGTctagtatttacagtacacctttctgtgtttatatagtacagtatgtgatcCTGCAGTTAGACATGCAGTGATCAGTTTGCATATATGGCAGAGAGGAGCAGTAtatacatttcagtttcagtttatcTTTGTCGCCCAGCTGTGTAGCAATTAACctctattattataatagttaTAATGATCTGAGGCATTATAGCACAGACATAATAACATGACACTGTTTATGTGATCATTGCATTACTGCCAACAGTGCTAGCCACTGCAGCTCCCTCCACCCCAACCTTTTCCCGATGTGGtactttgtgttgttgatttaaCTAAGACAGCTGCCATGGCAAAGAGCAAGTGAGACCTGCCCAGAGCACAAATATTTTCCTGGCCAGGTGCACCTGTGGCTCACTTGGAAGTtggatggagacagaaaaaacacattatcaaACGGTAAATTATAGGTGGGTATATTAGAGGAGACAGGTTTGGCTTATCACATTCACTACTCTTCTCCCCTTTAAATGCAGTACTCTGTCTAGTTTGGAAATCCTGCAAAGAAGTCAAAGGAAACCTTTGACTTAAAGCTTAAAATTAATGTTGGTGAAGTGACAGTGAATTCAGGTTGGTCATGTTGACATTCCCATGTTTTTTCTTGCCCAACTGTCTATGATGTCATGATCCATAATCATCTGCAGTTTAATGCCACTGAAttaatgcagcatttaaaatagttttatttgtttgattgcATAATTCTTTCACTtaaaagttatttaaggtttcatttagtttgttttgacagtttacataaaaaaataatacagaaaatcaaaatgggaaaaaaaaaagttgttggCTTAATGTTCATATTGCAGCATAAGcatgattttttaaatgataccCAAATAGAATTAGATGTTTGCTctgtatatttataatttttttacatgtgcattatacacaaacaaaaaatatattgtgcAATTTAGTGTACTTTATCCAGAAAGATAACGTGATGTTCTTACTCTCTGGAGGAAGCCCACTAAGTCCAACTTTTCTGCCTTAGTGGGAGAAGAACCCAGGCTCCCACAAATGCTTTCTAACCCGGGAGGGGACTGTCTCGGGGAATCCACGTTCCAGGTGCTCCAGGAGGAGATGTGGTCACGGGGCATCAGACAGCACTGAGTAGCTACTGTCTTGTTGTGTGTGGTGTTCGATGGTCCAGGTAGAAAGACTCTGAGTTGGGAGCAGAGTAGAGACTGCTCATCCAACAGTCTGTGCATCTTCTACTCAGAGACATGGAGTTAAGATCAGAGGACATACAGTGGTAACAACaaataatgtgaaacaaatTATTGGTCAAATGTATTGATTTACCTACACTGGACACAATTAAAAGACAGAGGTCAACCCATCTAAAAAAACTCTTGTAGCCACAGAATACTACAGTGTAGTATTCACACTGTGGAACTCAGCAGACAACACGCTCTGTCAGATATGTCAGGGAAAAACTAAAGAATGTGTTAATATGACTGAGGGTGTTACCATTTTCAAGCTGTCATCATAGTGATGGGCCAGTTCATTCAGCTGCTTCTCCAACTCTCCCGCCTCATGTTTCACTGCTCGCCTCAGCTCCTCTATGTCCCGAACCTTCTCcctacacgcacacacacacacacacacacacacacacacacacacacacacatgcaaaatgatGGAAACCATAATCATAGATATGACAAACCTGGAAGGAAGTTTGAAAGATGAGTGTGAGCTAATTGTTGGACACTAATATATCTCgtctaaaatgtaaatgacatttaTATGTTAGTGGTTGCTTTAGCTACTAGTTGGTAATTGTGTTTATAGTATTATAGATTTATGATCATTTACAATTCATCAGTTAATTTTGCcctgagaaaacaaagaattaGTAACATGAAACAAATGCAACCACCGACCAGATAGAGCTTCATAAATCAGCATGTGTACCTGTCCTGGTCAGTGAGAGCACTGTAAACTGCAGCCTGGTCTTCAGAGAGCTGCTCCTCCATGTTACTGAGCACAGAGCAAAACTGCTGCAGGCACAGCATCATCTCCTCCAGCTCATCCAGAGAGTACTGTGGAGCACATGTACAAGTTACCATATACCCACATAACACCTACAAACATATAAcacaataatatataaaaaacatccaTGGCACCAGGTCTACTGATCAACCTGGTAACATCCTCCACTGTTCCTTGTTGCTTTGAACCCACTCTGCTTTGCTTTCTTTCAGTGATGATGGTTCTTACTTGCGGCCCTCTGGCAGCCTTCTCCTGCAGCATTACATTTGGACATGAGTAATCCAGAGTGAGTTATTGCCTTCACGCCCTGTTATCACTCTCTGTGTGCTTTGTTGACAGCgtagcttttattttctgaaaaacTTTTCATGTCAGTTCTTAAGAAGTTACCTTGCTCTTTTTATTTAGTACTTTAATACTTTGTTCCTGTGTTTATCTTGTCTTTGCTTTAACACTTGATTCTCCCTCTGACAGTTTCGCTTTATGTCTTTGGTTACTGTGTAATTTGATGTGTAAATAAGCTCCTGTTGTTTGCATTTTGGATGGTCTGTTAGTTCTGCACTTTAATCCTAAGATTTGAATCTTGtgattatttaaacattaaaatgtcttcatttattattcaacaTTCACTGTACATTTTTACTGAATCGGACCACATTGTAATTGAAAGATcttttttagtatatttttgcTGTATTTAAACAGCTATATagccatttgtttttttctagatCATCATTTTGCTTGTTCTTTTGtatgttcattttaatgtaaaatgtaaaatacaaacaaaaaaactaaaagaaattacagaaatggagagcagaagacagaaagagttcAACGTGCTTCACATGTAAATGAgatatttatatgttaatatgGTCCTCATTCTAAAAGGCCTGCGTCTCATGACAactaatatactgtttatatCAAAGCACAAACATCGTGACTCATTTGGAAGGTGCACACGTCATAGCTCGCTGCTCACTTGTGTTTCTGAAATTGGTCAAAAGAAACATCCACAGCTTCACTAAAATGATGCTGATGGCCTGTTGTTCATTTGTAGTTAAGAGTTAAGCTGGTTTGTAATGTAACTTGTAACTATTGCTGACTGATTGCCTGATTACAGTTCAGGGGAGGAATTACTGCCCAGAACCAAgataagaaaaactaaaattactGTATTAATTTTACATGAAGAAATTATTATGAGTGATTTTGTTCTATGTGAGGTGGTTCCTAAACGTCCAAGAGTGAGTATCAGATATCCACCCACTCCTGGGTCAGAAACAGCAAAACCACCCTTATTATCCACAGATTTGAGTGTTAAAAAATCCCTAGGAACATGCCAGGCATGCAGTGGTGTATAAAATGAACCTTATACAAAGCCCCAACATATACGTATATGTACAGCTATTATTGAATGATGATGAAagttattattatacatatgaTTAGGTGACCTCATGGTGACCTCATGTTGACCTCGGTGACTGTGACATGGTGTAAAGAGCAATTGATTGAGTATAGGGAAGAGGTGAGGGATGGTGGGAAGACAAACGTTTTTCAAAAGGGAGAACAGTATTTGTTTCCCATTCAAACTAAGTAGTTTATGTGCCTACACCTGGTGCAATGACTATTTACTGTTACCATTTATTAATATAACGATGATGACAAACTTCTGGCTGCCTAGTATCTATCTAGGAAGTAAAGTCAGGCACATATATCAgattattttcttattcttcTACCACATATATGggcaaaatgacaaactgacaTGGCAGTTTAATTGCTAGATTAAATTTGTGGGCGATAGCagatgtgtgtctttttttctactgtgtACACAATACATAAATGTAAGATAAGCACATAGACAGATAATGGTACTACTCACAGGAATGTTTTCCACAGTCTGCTGCCTGTTGTAACTCTTCTGAGAACTGCAGGTACCACGATGATCACAGGAGCAGCAGCATACCATGGTAGTTGTCTGATTGTCTTCCCAAAACCTCTtttcagcttcattttcatTCCCGTCAACGCCCCTCTCTTTATAAGGACACAGGCCTGTATCTACAGAGACTGACACAGTCCTGTAATTTTTAGCCATCCCAGGAAGAGAGTCATGCGACTGCCAGTTAGACTGCATCTTGTCTGGAGCACTTGTAGATAGAGTCACTTCGACTGGGACAGTATCAAGAATCTCTTGTGATAACGTCTTGGTTCGCTGAATCTGTAAGTCTGTCCATGACTGGACAGCACGAAAGGGTGTGGACGTGTCCAACGGGAGGGTACTAGGGGGTAGGGTGCGTTTTGAAGCTGTCATGTAGGGAACATCCCTCCTTTGAATAATATGAGACGATGGAGATGAAGAcatctgaacagaaacagagcgGCTTAATGACTTGAGGTCTGAGGTTGAAGGTGGCAATGAGCATGGATCTAGGGCCACTGGAGAGAGCGTATCTGAAGAGGCAGTTACATTTTTTGATATCTGGTCAATGCCCCTTGATGCTGAGGATGACAAGAGCTTTTCATCCAGAGGCATTTCTTTCCCTGTGGATGAAAATGAGTCAGCTGGCTCTTTAGGTAAGTCAGGATTCTCAGGGGAGTCGTCTGCCTCCTCAAGCAGCTGGGGTGAAGTGGAAATCTCAATGGGTTCTGCCCAAAAGACTTGCCCTTCAGTGTGAAGCTGCTGAAGAAATGCATCTGCTTCTCCACTTTCAACATCTGAGCCATCCACTGAGGTTTCAAATACCATATCTAAGCTCTCAATCTCAATCAGTTCCTTTAAATCCGCATCAGTCTGGCTGGATTCCACCGCAACTTCGTCATGTAAAACTAAATAACTTCTGGGTGATTCactttctgtgtctttcatttCAACTTGACAGACCTTCCTTAACTCTTCCTGTTTGGTTTCATCTGAAAGCTCAACTTGCAAAGTACAGGGGGAGACTTGTGaatctgtttctctttggtTACATACTTCCTCAGAGACTAATCTAGAACGTTCTGAAAGACCTTCAGAGCTCTCCGTATCTGGGATATAAACAAAACTATCTTGAGTCTGCTCAGTGTCCATATGTCTCGcaccctctccttctcccttttCATTCCTCTGAAGGGTATCCTCTAAGTGCAAAGAGAGGCCATCCTTCTTATCATGAATAACATCTTGGACAGGTGAGGCTGGAGCATGGTCTGTGTTAGGAAGAAGGCTTTGCTCTGTCTGGTGTGAAAGTCTTTGAACAGATGGATCTATTAGACCATCTGGATCATATGTGAAAGCAGACTGACTAACTGGGGTGGAAAGGTTAGGAGAAAGGCAAGGCAATGCAGGGCTACCCTCCTCCAACTTGGAGGAAGTCAGAATAAGGAGGGATGGAGCTGAGGGTTTGTCCTTGTCcaactgagaggagagaggacaggatgTTTTGGTTGGTGTACCAGAGAGATCAAGTTCATCTGAGTTTGAGAAAATGGAgtcgttttgttttgttgttttgttgtattttggaCTGTGTGTGAGGGACTCAGTTGATGGGGGAGACACTAAAGAGGATGGAGAGTAAAAATCAGGATTAGATACAGAGGGAGGTAAATGCAGGGAGGAGTGGAGCAGAGATGATGAGCCACCAGAAGCCGAGTGGGGTTTTATATTCAGAGCCTGCTCTGTACTTCCTGACTGTGTGTTCTCTGAACTCCCGGAGGAGGATTCGGAAGACATAGCAATGGAGGCAGAAAATGAACAGTCCAAATTTTGGTCTGGAGAAGGTGATGAGAGAGTAGGGGCAACATTTGAAGATGTGGAGCATGCTGTTCCTACAGAGTCGTGAGGAAGGGTAGAGAGGTTGGGGCGTGGAGCATTCTTGTTG is part of the Anabas testudineus chromosome 2, fAnaTes1.2, whole genome shotgun sequence genome and harbors:
- the itprid1 gene encoding serine-rich adhesin for platelets isoform X1, encoding MASDGQVSGLQWDHMDIPESITGSSGQNSVRKWLTTTVTEEDAKHEPPKEAAEPLRRNPSSDDDLALGVEASLYGKQGVRTVQEFLRWSRSSPALTRWNSISSAASVHSGPLSVMDILNLWNDDPEEFLLDLGFGCDEPDLSGRIPARFINHQSQARGINLQVFLEAQKSRLDLENPDVSSRFRQLEVLQQVTTAFSSLVGSSPVKAQLDKDLPPEARERRRRMGMLFRRASKKSLSQIHNQKAQDLRSTDVPFSPCAAPESLQTPPGLADKKVPLKRLKPGHLETVSLSPLAEELGAGPDPQSQSHMLSYLAQEGALRPGAMREGHPLTAMSIFQRKKSPCQAKESFEMEEIHSFDEGSVTGSYTGAENIVRGLIRTNSCQSDSSGFLEEPYVPSLPQQGLPGPDLIKALSGLSGESTDSHSSERPGSPSASYPHTPTSPLLSSCLISSGVDESSSPCPSPEPSSGFALPKSDLHSSEIETPSNQDQSSSSLLQSQTQSQSPPLASLTSFTSLSPSSTPSLIEGSEEVKPDNKNAPRPNLSTLPHDSVGTACSTSSNVAPTLSSPSPDQNLDCSFSASIAMSSESSSGSSENTQSGSTEQALNIKPHSASGGSSSLLHSSLHLPPSVSNPDFYSPSSLVSPPSTESLTHSPKYNKTTKQNDSIFSNSDELDLSGTPTKTSCPLSSQLDKDKPSAPSLLILTSSKLEEGSPALPCLSPNLSTPVSQSAFTYDPDGLIDPSVQRLSHQTEQSLLPNTDHAPASPVQDVIHDKKDGLSLHLEDTLQRNEKGEGEGARHMDTEQTQDSFVYIPDTESSEGLSERSRLVSEEVCNQRETDSQVSPCTLQVELSDETKQEELRKVCQVEMKDTESESPRSYLVLHDEVAVESSQTDADLKELIEIESLDMVFETSVDGSDVESGEADAFLQQLHTEGQVFWAEPIEISTSPQLLEEADDSPENPDLPKEPADSFSSTGKEMPLDEKLLSSSASRGIDQISKNVTASSDTLSPVALDPCSLPPSTSDLKSLSRSVSVQMSSSPSSHIIQRRDVPYMTASKRTLPPSTLPLDTSTPFRAVQSWTDLQIQRTKTLSQEILDTVPVEVTLSTSAPDKMQSNWQSHDSLPGMAKNYRTVSVSVDTGLCPYKERGVDGNENEAEKRFWEDNQTTTMVCCCSCDHRGTCSSQKSYNRQQTVENIPYSLDELEEMMLCLQQFCSVLSNMEEQLSEDQAAVYSALTDQDREKVRDIEELRRAVKHEAGELEKQLNELAHHYDDSLKMKMHRLLDEQSLLCSQLRVFLPGPSNTTHNKTVATQCCLMPRDHISSWSTWNVDSPRQSPPGLESICGSLGSSPTKAEKLDLVGFLQRLKESLSHSANTDSVE
- the itprid1 gene encoding serine-rich adhesin for platelets isoform X2 translates to MASDGQVSGLQWDHMDIPESITGSSGQNSVRKWLTTTVTEEDAKHEPPKEAAEPLRRNPSSDDDLALGVEASLYGKQGVRTVQEFLRWSRSSPALTRWNSISSAASVHSGPLSVMDILNLWNDDPEEFLLDLGFGCDEPDLSGRIPARFINHQSQARGINLQVFLEAQKSRLDLENPDVSSRFRQLEVLQQVTTAFSSLVGSSPVKAQLDKDLPPEARERRRRMGMLFRRASKKSLSQIHNQKAQDLRSTDVPFSPCAAPESLQTPPGLADKKVPLKRLKPGHLETVSLSPLAEELGAGPDPQSQSHMLSYLAQEGALRPGAMREGHPLTAMSIFQRKKSPCQAKESFEMEEIHSFDEGSVTGSYTGAENIVRGLIRTNSCQSDSSGFLEEPYVPSLPQQGLPGPDLIKALSGLSGESTDSHSSERPGSPSASYPHTPTSPLLSSCLISSGVDESSSPCPSPEPSSGFALPKSDLHSSEIETPSNQDQSSSSLLQSQTQSQSPPLASLTSFTSLSPSSTPSLIEGSEEVKPDNKNAPRPNLSTLPHDSVGTACSTSSNVAPTLSSPSPDQNLDCSFSASIAMSSESSSGSSENTQSGSTEQALNIKPHSASGGSSSLLHSSLHLPPSVSNPDFYSPSSLVSPPSTESLTHSPKYNKTTKQNDSIFSNSDELDLSGTPTKTSCPLSSQLDKDKPSAPSLLILTSSKLEEGSPALPCLSPNLSTPVSQSAFTYDPDGLIDPSVQRLSHQTEQSLLPNTDHAPASPVQDVIHDKKDGLSLHLEDTLQRNEKGEGEGARHMDTEQTQDSFVYIPDTESSEGLSERSRLVSEEVCNQRETDSQVSPCTLQVELSDETKQEELRKVCQVEMKDTESESPRSYLVLHDEVAVESSQTDADLKELIEIESLDMVFETSVDGSDVESGEADAFLQQLHTEGQVFWAEPIEISTSPQLLEEADDSPENPDLPKEPADSFSSTGKEMPLDEKLLSSSASRGIDQISKNVTASSDTLSPVALDPCSLPPSTSDLKSLSRSVSVQMSSSPSSHIIQRRDVPYMTASKRTLPPSTLPLDTSTPFRAVQSWTDLQIQRTKTLSQEILDTVPVEVTLSTSAPDKMQSNWQSHDSLPGMAKNYRTVSVSVDTGLCPYKERGVDGNENEAEKRFWEDNQTTTMVCCCSCDHRGTCSSQKSYNRQQTVENIPYSLDELEEMMLCLQQFCSVLSNMEEQLSEDQAAVYSALTDQDREKVRDIEELRRAVKHEAGELEKQLNELAHHYDDSLKMSLSTWTIEHHTQQDSSYSVLSDAP